Proteins found in one Terribacillus sp. DMT04 genomic segment:
- a CDS encoding Gfo/Idh/MocA family oxidoreductase, whose protein sequence is MLKIGFIGNGKSTNRYHLPFLMHREHIEVTMIYARNLDKKDRPDYPSFTYTDDLTAVMTNPAINLISVCTPIESHYMYAKMALENGKHVMVEKPFALNTEETKELFALAKEKDLVIQCYQNRRHDADFLTIQKVIESGKLGELIEVEMNYDYYRAELPAQQPFSEHNSFLYGHGVHTVDQAISYFGDPERTHFDVRQLSGADKMNDYFDLDLYYPTYKVSIRSSFYRLKPRPSFAVYGKKGVFIKETQDRQEEHLKLNYLPEGHDDFGVDLPAHYGTLTYLDKNGIYHEEKVISVNGDYGRVYDDVYRVIFESAEKKIKDEETIRVMDILERAMKERN, encoded by the coding sequence ATGCTGAAAATTGGTTTTATAGGAAATGGTAAAAGCACGAATCGCTATCATCTTCCTTTTCTTATGCACCGTGAGCATATAGAAGTAACGATGATTTATGCCCGCAATCTAGATAAAAAGGATAGGCCGGATTATCCATCTTTTACGTATACAGACGATTTGACTGCAGTCATGACCAATCCAGCAATCAACCTTATATCTGTTTGCACTCCGATAGAATCACATTATATGTATGCAAAAATGGCGCTGGAGAATGGCAAACATGTGATGGTAGAAAAGCCGTTTGCTTTAAATACCGAGGAAACAAAAGAATTATTTGCTTTAGCAAAGGAAAAGGATTTGGTTATCCAATGCTATCAAAATAGAAGACATGATGCTGATTTCCTTACCATACAAAAAGTAATCGAAAGCGGCAAGCTTGGCGAACTTATTGAAGTAGAAATGAATTACGATTATTACCGCGCAGAATTGCCAGCCCAACAGCCTTTTTCCGAGCATAACAGCTTTTTATATGGCCATGGCGTTCACACTGTTGATCAAGCGATTTCCTACTTCGGAGATCCAGAACGAACGCATTTTGATGTTAGACAGCTTTCAGGAGCTGATAAGATGAACGATTACTTTGATTTAGATCTTTATTATCCGACGTACAAAGTATCGATTAGATCAAGTTTCTATCGCTTAAAACCGCGTCCTAGCTTTGCTGTCTACGGAAAAAAGGGCGTATTTATCAAAGAAACACAAGACAGGCAAGAAGAACATTTAAAACTGAATTACTTACCAGAAGGGCATGATGATTTCGGGGTAGATTTGCCTGCCCACTACGGTACATTAACGTATCTTGATAAAAACGGTATCTACCACGAAGAAAAGGTTATATCCGTAAATGGTGATTATGGCCGCGTCTATGATGATGTGTACCGAGTAATTTTTGAAAGCGCAGAAAAGAAGATTAAAGATGAAGAAACGATACGCGTAATGGACATCTTAGAACGGGCGATGAAGGAGCGTAACTAA
- a CDS encoding glutaredoxin family protein, giving the protein MAAEKRIVVWSKQGCSYCETVKAFLTEKEIPFSTIDVTANDTFRDVLEVKYDIRYVPVVEIGTGTASYQAVLKPDIEALKEALTLYN; this is encoded by the coding sequence ATGGCCGCTGAGAAAAGAATAGTAGTATGGAGCAAGCAAGGCTGCAGTTATTGTGAGACAGTGAAAGCATTTTTAACAGAGAAAGAAATTCCTTTTTCAACAATAGATGTGACAGCAAATGATACATTTCGTGATGTTTTGGAGGTGAAATATGACATCCGCTATGTTCCTGTTGTAGAAATAGGTACGGGAACAGCATCTTATCAAGCGGTGTTGAAACCCGATATAGAAGCTTTGAAAGAAGCTTTAACTTTGTATAATTAA
- a CDS encoding MurR/RpiR family transcriptional regulator, whose protein sequence is MNIIGKLMTMRHFTPTEKTIAAYILEHKEDVIHLNVQQLAKVAYTSHSAIIRLIQKLDLKGYKEFIVGLAQELQVTAAHSAIDINYPFDSTVPALQLANEMAELMSSTIEKTFNYLQQEDLANAVQMLSSANRIYIYAYGDSQIRASSFQNKMLKIHKHVIIATELAEWAYHTQNSDKNDCAIMLSYHGMSDTLAKAAAYLHAQETPILVITAEEEGKLTKWGTTNLIVPNSEEKFAKIGTFSSQLSFEYILNILYACLFQENYEENVAKALDADRFF, encoded by the coding sequence ATGAATATTATAGGAAAATTAATGACAATGCGTCATTTCACACCAACTGAAAAGACAATTGCTGCGTACATTCTAGAACATAAGGAAGATGTCATACATTTGAATGTCCAGCAGTTGGCAAAGGTAGCTTATACCTCACACTCGGCCATAATTCGCCTTATTCAGAAGTTAGATCTAAAAGGATATAAAGAATTCATTGTTGGTTTAGCTCAAGAACTGCAAGTAACAGCGGCTCATTCTGCAATTGATATCAATTATCCATTTGACTCCACTGTACCAGCCCTGCAATTAGCTAATGAAATGGCCGAGTTAATGTCCAGTACTATAGAGAAAACGTTCAATTACTTACAACAAGAGGATCTTGCAAACGCCGTTCAAATGCTGAGCAGTGCGAATCGAATTTATATATATGCGTATGGCGATTCACAAATTCGGGCATCAAGCTTCCAAAACAAAATGCTGAAGATCCACAAGCATGTGATTATCGCTACTGAATTAGCGGAATGGGCCTACCATACACAAAATAGCGATAAAAACGACTGCGCCATTATGTTAAGCTACCACGGGATGAGTGATACACTCGCCAAAGCAGCTGCTTATCTACATGCACAAGAAACGCCAATCCTTGTCATTACTGCAGAAGAAGAAGGAAAGTTGACGAAGTGGGGTACTACTAATTTGATTGTGCCAAACAGCGAAGAAAAATTTGCAAAGATTGGTACGTTTTCTTCTCAGCTATCTTTTGAATATATCTTAAATATTTTATACGCCTGCTTATTTCAAGAGAATTACGAAGAAAACGTCGCCAAGGCACTCGACGCCGATCGTTTTTTCTAA
- a CDS encoding LysR family transcriptional regulator, whose product MEIRAIRTFATIVKQGNFLKAAEVLNYSQPTITLHIKHLEEEIGEKLLERGKTLKLTESGRVFYERAKTLLQEYEKLTNTLQDLEVGMAGLIRIGISEPTASLEFPSIIADFKEKYPHVELSIQVADANTLSSLLYNDEIDFAICGAPEVSMKNVFKPLYQDDIVLLVPSSHPLAEKSTADITELQHETILFTPHNCPIRIQIEQNIVEAIGTAYKKIEITSSMSHKHYVQAGLGVSLFTRTAHSFSIPGTKVVEINGISVSPPIGLLRRTHDTPGKAATQLIELIEDAFHNKSAAGIARAVSN is encoded by the coding sequence ATGGAGATTCGCGCTATCCGAACTTTTGCTACAATCGTCAAACAGGGCAACTTTTTAAAAGCTGCCGAAGTTTTAAATTATTCGCAGCCAACCATCACCTTGCACATCAAACACTTAGAAGAAGAAATTGGTGAGAAACTGCTTGAAAGAGGAAAAACGTTAAAATTGACCGAATCTGGCCGAGTCTTTTATGAGCGAGCTAAAACGCTGCTGCAAGAGTACGAAAAACTAACGAACACGCTGCAAGATTTAGAAGTTGGTATGGCAGGATTGATTCGTATAGGCATATCGGAACCTACTGCCAGCTTAGAGTTTCCTAGCATCATTGCTGACTTTAAAGAGAAATATCCACATGTAGAGTTATCGATACAAGTTGCGGATGCCAATACACTAAGCTCGCTGCTGTATAATGACGAGATTGACTTTGCCATTTGCGGAGCCCCTGAAGTTTCCATGAAGAATGTATTCAAACCGCTGTATCAAGATGATATTGTGTTGTTAGTGCCCTCTTCCCATCCACTTGCAGAAAAGAGTACTGCAGACATAACGGAACTGCAGCATGAAACCATTTTATTCACACCGCATAATTGTCCGATACGCATTCAAATTGAACAAAATATCGTGGAAGCAATCGGTACAGCTTATAAAAAAATTGAAATAACGAGCAGTATGTCTCATAAACACTACGTGCAGGCAGGTTTGGGCGTCTCTCTATTTACACGGACTGCCCATTCCTTCTCCATCCCCGGTACTAAAGTGGTCGAAATAAACGGGATATCGGTTTCCCCGCCGATCGGTCTGCTTAGAAGAACACATGACACGCCAGGAAAAGCTGCCACACAGTTAATTGAATTAATAGAAGATGCCTTTCATAACAAGTCGGCTGCTGGCATTGCTCGTGCAGTTAGTAACTGA
- a CDS encoding amino acid ABC transporter permease translates to MNEFFKWEYVITLFPKVLSALPTTLLIVLFATLIGSFLGLIIAYCRIERIPFLNQISAVYVSFIRGTPILVQMFIVFYGVPSLLGALGIDISNWNKLYFIYITYGINTSAYFSEIFRSAISSVPASQYEAAASIGLTKWQAYRRTLIPQAGKIAFPNFGVSIVNLLQNTSLAFSLGVLDIMGKVQTLGALYYRVLEGYFIAAIIFIALSITLEKLFNMLEKRMHAPKRSKQVTMQPLSIERAESAMTIQKSIK, encoded by the coding sequence GTGAATGAGTTCTTCAAATGGGAATATGTGATCACTTTATTCCCTAAAGTGTTGTCGGCATTGCCGACAACATTACTCATTGTTTTATTCGCCACGCTAATTGGCAGTTTTTTAGGCCTGATCATTGCGTATTGCAGGATTGAAAGGATACCATTTTTAAATCAGATTAGTGCTGTTTATGTCTCTTTTATCCGAGGAACGCCTATTTTAGTCCAAATGTTCATTGTATTTTATGGAGTTCCAAGCTTACTTGGCGCATTAGGTATAGATATATCAAACTGGAATAAGCTGTACTTCATTTACATCACCTATGGCATAAATACCTCAGCATACTTTTCAGAGATCTTCCGTTCAGCTATATCAAGTGTTCCTGCATCCCAATATGAAGCAGCTGCATCCATCGGCTTGACCAAGTGGCAGGCGTACCGGCGAACATTAATTCCGCAAGCAGGGAAAATTGCGTTTCCGAACTTTGGTGTTTCGATTGTAAACCTTCTTCAAAATACGTCGTTAGCCTTTTCTTTAGGTGTGCTGGACATTATGGGCAAAGTGCAAACCTTAGGAGCTTTATATTATCGTGTGTTAGAAGGGTACTTTATTGCAGCCATCATCTTTATCGCCCTAAGCATAACATTGGAGAAACTGTTCAATATGCTGGAAAAAAGGATGCATGCACCTAAAAGAAGCAAACAGGTTACCATGCAGCCATTATCGATAGAGAGAGCCGAGAGTGCAATGACAATACAAAAAAGCATAAAGTAA
- a CDS encoding LLM class flavin-dependent oxidoreductase, with translation MSITLNILDQSLVGEEEQAEQAIQNTVRLAQAAEKLGYHRFWVSEHHNSRDVAGSAPEALIGYLLARTNTLKIGSGGVMLQHYSPYKVAEIFHVLASLAPGRVDLGVGKAPGGLNVSTQALQEDLKPAHKDFTQKLLDLKAYVNREEQTEKLEATPVPSSAPEMFLLGGSAESAELAAKQGISFVFAYFINGDNVVLQEAREAFEKHSPKGAKHKFLLALTVAVAEDEEKALSYIKQKESVKITFSDGRKLNVGSINDAKELVKDADKADYFIKIQKAGYLAGTKETVSKNLHALSRTYDIDEVIVLSPIADIEQRIAMFTSLKEALDTDDNYNQKFTGEVRI, from the coding sequence ATGTCTATCACACTCAATATTCTTGATCAAAGTCTTGTAGGAGAAGAAGAACAAGCAGAGCAGGCTATTCAGAATACGGTCAGACTCGCACAGGCCGCAGAAAAACTTGGATACCACAGATTTTGGGTATCCGAGCATCATAACAGCAGAGACGTAGCAGGGTCGGCTCCAGAAGCGCTTATCGGCTACTTATTGGCAAGAACAAACACACTGAAAATCGGCTCAGGCGGTGTAATGCTGCAGCACTATAGTCCCTACAAGGTGGCCGAGATATTTCATGTGTTAGCTTCACTTGCTCCTGGCAGAGTAGATCTTGGCGTCGGCAAAGCGCCTGGCGGATTAAACGTTTCTACGCAAGCATTACAGGAGGACTTAAAGCCAGCACATAAAGACTTCACACAAAAATTACTGGATCTGAAAGCATATGTGAATAGAGAGGAGCAGACAGAAAAATTAGAAGCGACGCCAGTTCCAAGTTCTGCACCCGAAATGTTTTTGTTAGGTGGAAGCGCCGAGAGTGCGGAACTTGCGGCAAAACAAGGCATATCCTTTGTATTCGCTTATTTTATAAACGGAGACAATGTGGTACTACAAGAAGCTAGAGAGGCCTTTGAAAAACACAGCCCTAAAGGTGCGAAGCATAAATTTCTTCTGGCGCTCACAGTCGCTGTGGCAGAAGACGAAGAAAAGGCGCTTTCGTACATAAAACAAAAAGAATCTGTTAAAATAACATTCTCTGATGGAAGAAAGCTTAATGTCGGATCAATAAACGATGCAAAGGAGCTTGTGAAAGACGCCGATAAGGCAGACTACTTTATAAAAATCCAGAAAGCAGGCTATCTGGCAGGAACGAAAGAAACAGTAAGCAAAAACTTGCATGCATTATCTCGAACATATGACATTGACGAAGTGATTGTGCTATCGCCAATTGCAGACATCGAGCAAAGAATTGCAATGTTTACATCGCTTAAAGAAGCATTAGACACCGACGATAATTATAATCAAAAATTTACTGGTGAGGTGCGTATTTGA
- a CDS encoding GNAT family N-acetyltransferase has translation MSKDIFRIATEADAPAFLELLSSAFKPLGEMGIDWPSTRATLEMVTDNIKNSTAVVLERDGRLLSTITIRFPWESTSPVSGYPFVWWFATAPDLAGQGIGNKLLDYVENTLLIETFKAPAYTLGTSGRKHPWLLQMYEGKGYKRYFEHENDNGDLGVLMYKVLIPERFDANVLGTPAFADKKVEQSSK, from the coding sequence ATGAGTAAAGACATTTTTCGTATTGCAACCGAAGCCGATGCACCGGCATTTTTAGAACTGCTATCTAGTGCTTTTAAACCACTTGGAGAGATGGGAATTGATTGGCCGTCAACGAGAGCTACATTGGAGATGGTCACAGACAACATTAAAAATTCGACAGCGGTCGTCTTGGAAAGAGACGGCAGATTGCTATCAACCATTACGATTCGTTTCCCATGGGAAAGCACGTCGCCGGTTTCAGGCTACCCATTCGTGTGGTGGTTTGCGACAGCTCCAGACTTAGCGGGTCAAGGAATCGGAAATAAATTGCTGGACTATGTGGAGAACACATTGTTAATAGAAACATTTAAAGCACCAGCATATACATTAGGCACTTCTGGTCGTAAACACCCTTGGCTGCTGCAGATGTATGAGGGCAAAGGGTATAAGCGATATTTTGAGCATGAAAATGACAATGGAGACTTAGGCGTCCTTATGTACAAAGTTCTTATTCCTGAACGATTTGATGCTAATGTTTTAGGTACTCCGGCATTTGCTGATAAGAAAGTGGAACAATCTTCTAAGTAA
- a CDS encoding aldo/keto reductase, producing the protein MKTTIPTIKLHDGNTIPAMGFGTSGISGAQGAQSIISAIDAGYRLIDTAYMYENEGTVGKAIRNSSMPREKLQVTSKLPGRHHAYNKAITAIQESLYRANLDYYDLYLIHWPNPKQDLYVEAWQALQEAKRWGLVRSIGVCNFLPEHMEKLKLETGELPAVNQIELHPYFNQEEQRNWNKSHDVVTQSWSPLGFGGDLLQNESLNELAHTHHKSVSQIILRWHYQLGTASIPKSSKFYRQQENLAIFDFELNDEEMKTISSFTKEDGRIRSFLNPATFEEE; encoded by the coding sequence ATGAAAACAACTATTCCAACAATAAAGTTGCACGACGGTAATACAATACCAGCTATGGGCTTTGGAACTTCTGGTATATCTGGAGCGCAAGGCGCCCAATCCATCATTAGCGCCATTGATGCTGGATACCGACTAATTGATACAGCCTACATGTACGAAAATGAAGGGACTGTAGGTAAAGCGATTCGTAATAGCAGCATGCCCCGAGAGAAACTTCAAGTAACATCTAAACTTCCTGGGCGCCATCATGCATACAACAAAGCAATTACAGCTATACAAGAATCACTTTATCGCGCCAATTTAGATTATTATGATCTTTATCTAATTCATTGGCCAAATCCAAAGCAAGATCTTTACGTGGAAGCTTGGCAAGCCTTACAAGAAGCAAAGCGCTGGGGCTTAGTTCGTTCTATAGGTGTATGTAATTTTCTTCCGGAACATATGGAGAAGCTTAAACTGGAAACAGGCGAGCTTCCTGCTGTTAACCAGATAGAACTGCACCCATACTTTAACCAGGAAGAACAGCGCAATTGGAACAAGTCACACGACGTAGTAACACAATCTTGGAGTCCACTAGGGTTCGGAGGCGACCTTTTACAAAATGAAAGCCTGAATGAGTTGGCGCATACACATCATAAATCTGTCTCCCAGATTATTCTGCGCTGGCATTACCAGTTAGGAACCGCTTCAATACCTAAATCATCCAAGTTTTATCGCCAGCAGGAGAATTTGGCAATATTCGATTTTGAATTAAATGATGAAGAAATGAAGACCATCTCCTCTTTCACTAAAGAGGATGGACGAATCAGAAGTTTCCTAAATCCAGCTACTTTTGAAGAAGAATAA
- a CDS encoding Gfo/Idh/MocA family protein, translating to MNMGIIGAGMIVHDLFNFIDQIPSITVQALCSKPSHQQKLDKLREEHAITSIYTDYQALLNDPKVDTIYIGLPNHLHFTYTKLALESGKNVICEKPFTATLEEFTVLKTRALEKQLILLEAISNQYAKQYQLIRDSLSEVGTVKIVECNYSQYSSRYSDFQKGIVHSVFDPAKAGGALMDINIYNIHFTIGLFGAPKQVTYMPNIEKGIDTSGILLLDYNSFKCVCIGAKDSTSPNHISIQGDKGSIHLSGSSNDITNFELTSLSRQAIMSSLNYPPHRMYDEFVAFNEIINRNDLDKAFAMLEHSEKVMQVIDSAQKQMLEH from the coding sequence ATGAATATGGGGATTATTGGTGCGGGTATGATCGTGCACGACTTGTTTAATTTTATCGATCAAATACCATCTATTACTGTCCAGGCTCTTTGTTCCAAGCCTTCTCACCAACAAAAGCTGGACAAGCTAAGGGAAGAACATGCCATAACGAGTATTTATACAGATTATCAAGCGCTGTTGAATGACCCTAAAGTAGACACGATTTATATTGGATTACCAAATCATTTGCACTTTACCTATACAAAACTAGCTCTCGAAAGCGGCAAAAATGTAATCTGCGAAAAGCCATTCACTGCTACGTTAGAAGAATTTACCGTGCTTAAAACACGCGCTCTTGAAAAACAATTAATTTTGCTTGAAGCTATCTCTAACCAATATGCTAAACAATATCAGTTAATTCGAGATAGCCTAAGTGAAGTAGGAACCGTAAAAATCGTCGAGTGCAATTATTCCCAGTACTCTTCTCGCTACAGTGATTTTCAAAAAGGAATTGTTCATTCCGTTTTTGATCCTGCTAAAGCTGGCGGAGCACTGATGGACATTAACATTTATAATATACACTTTACCATTGGATTATTTGGTGCTCCAAAGCAGGTAACCTATATGCCAAACATAGAAAAAGGTATCGACACATCAGGAATACTGCTGCTCGATTACAATTCATTTAAATGTGTATGTATAGGGGCAAAAGACAGCACATCACCAAACCATATTTCGATTCAAGGTGACAAAGGTTCTATTCATTTAAGCGGCAGCTCAAATGATATTACTAATTTTGAGCTAACCTCTTTGAGCAGACAAGCAATTATGTCATCACTTAACTATCCGCCACATCGGATGTACGATGAATTTGTTGCTTTCAATGAAATTATCAACAGAAATGATCTAGATAAGGCATTTGCTATGCTGGAGCACAGTGAAAAGGTGATGCAGGTAATTGACTCCGCGCAAAAGCAGATGCTAGAACACTAG
- the ssuE gene encoding NADPH-dependent FMN reductase translates to MTRVTIVAGGNSVHSRLTGVLQHVQRSLEAGGAELNVIQVHQLPSKALLTADFSNKEMKEAIERVKASDGVVFLSPVYKAAYSGILKTFLDMLPQKSLTGKSVLPLILGGTNAHLLVLDYALKPVIHNLGATAVHTGVFVLDKQVTKLEENQYVLDSEAVTRLNNALALYKSSLGGKMDVYHTQYS, encoded by the coding sequence ATGACAAGAGTTACCATAGTGGCCGGCGGAAATTCTGTTCATTCCCGACTTACTGGCGTACTGCAGCATGTTCAACGTTCTTTGGAAGCAGGAGGAGCGGAGCTAAATGTCATTCAAGTGCACCAGCTGCCAAGTAAAGCCTTGCTGACTGCTGATTTTTCTAACAAAGAAATGAAAGAAGCAATTGAGCGAGTAAAAGCTAGTGATGGTGTCGTCTTCTTGTCGCCCGTATACAAAGCAGCTTACTCCGGTATTTTAAAAACGTTTTTAGATATGCTTCCGCAGAAAAGTTTAACAGGAAAGTCGGTGCTGCCGCTCATTTTAGGCGGAACCAATGCGCATCTGCTTGTCCTTGATTATGCACTCAAACCAGTTATTCATAATTTGGGAGCCACTGCGGTTCATACGGGCGTTTTCGTATTAGACAAACAAGTTACAAAACTGGAGGAAAATCAATACGTGCTGGATTCAGAAGCAGTAACGCGGCTAAACAACGCGCTTGCATTGTATAAAAGTTCTTTAGGAGGGAAGATGGATGTCTATCACACTCAATATTCTTGA
- a CDS encoding LLM class flavin-dependent oxidoreductase: MAGKKQIQFGLMLHGPGGHMNAWKDESVPADASVNIDYYQSITKQAEESGFRFVFVADGLYISEKSIPHFLNRFEPLTILSALASVTKHIGLVGTVSTSYSEPFTIARQFASLDKLSKGRAGWNLVTSPLEGSAENHTIRNHPNHALRYEIAEEYLDVVNGLWSSWEDDAFVRDRTTGTFFNKEKLHTLNYEGNHFSVKGPLNIERSDQGQPVVFQAGSSEAGKNLAAKGADAVFTNADSLATAQAFYKDVKNRAAAMGREKSAIKIFPGIHPIVGSTVDEAEKKYDAIKNLVSIEEALNYLGRFFDHYDFSQFPLDEPFPDIGEVGSNSFKSTTDGIKKLAKDNQLTLREVALQVTTPKSAFFGTYEQVANQLIQWVEEEAADGFIFGAPILASGLDEWVEHVIPILEEKGYYDKSYKAETLRGNLGLAYKENVHRKETVR; this comes from the coding sequence ATGGCAGGGAAAAAGCAAATTCAGTTTGGATTGATGCTGCATGGTCCGGGCGGTCATATGAATGCATGGAAGGACGAATCGGTGCCAGCAGATGCAAGTGTGAACATTGATTATTATCAATCAATAACGAAACAGGCAGAGGAGTCAGGGTTTCGATTTGTTTTTGTCGCGGATGGTCTTTATATAAGTGAAAAGTCGATTCCGCATTTTCTAAATCGGTTTGAGCCGTTAACCATTTTATCTGCGCTTGCGTCTGTAACAAAACATATCGGTCTTGTTGGGACCGTTTCAACTTCCTACAGCGAGCCTTTTACTATTGCGCGACAGTTTGCATCCCTCGATAAACTAAGTAAGGGGCGGGCAGGATGGAATTTGGTCACGTCACCGCTTGAGGGTTCGGCTGAAAATCATACAATCAGAAATCATCCCAATCATGCACTAAGGTATGAGATTGCAGAGGAGTACTTGGACGTTGTGAATGGGCTTTGGAGTTCTTGGGAAGATGATGCTTTTGTTAGAGACCGTACAACAGGTACGTTTTTTAATAAAGAAAAACTTCATACGCTGAATTATGAAGGCAATCATTTCTCCGTAAAAGGTCCACTTAATATTGAACGGTCGGATCAAGGACAGCCGGTTGTTTTCCAGGCGGGGTCTTCCGAAGCGGGAAAAAATCTCGCGGCAAAGGGGGCGGATGCTGTCTTTACGAATGCAGACTCCCTGGCAACAGCGCAGGCCTTTTATAAAGATGTAAAGAATCGTGCTGCGGCTATGGGAAGAGAAAAGTCTGCAATAAAGATTTTCCCTGGAATACACCCGATAGTTGGAAGTACCGTAGATGAGGCAGAGAAAAAATACGATGCCATCAAAAATTTAGTGTCCATTGAGGAAGCGTTAAATTATTTAGGAAGATTTTTTGATCATTATGATTTTAGTCAATTCCCATTGGATGAGCCATTCCCGGATATTGGAGAGGTTGGGTCAAACAGCTTCAAATCGACAACGGATGGAATCAAAAAACTAGCAAAAGACAATCAGCTTACATTGCGGGAAGTTGCCTTGCAAGTGACTACTCCGAAAAGTGCATTTTTCGGCACGTATGAACAGGTTGCAAATCAGCTGATACAATGGGTAGAAGAAGAAGCTGCCGATGGCTTTATTTTTGGGGCTCCTATTCTTGCCAGCGGCCTGGACGAATGGGTAGAGCATGTGATCCCCATATTAGAGGAGAAGGGATATTACGATAAAAGTTACAAAGCTGAAACGCTGCGGGGGAATCTTGGATTGGCATATAAAGAGAATGTTCATCGTAAAGAAACTGTAAGGTAA